From the Lolium rigidum isolate FL_2022 chromosome 2, APGP_CSIRO_Lrig_0.1, whole genome shotgun sequence genome, one window contains:
- the LOC124686773 gene encoding 1-aminocyclopropane-1-carboxylate oxidase homolog 1-like, translated as MASDHERLRALKAFDDTKAGVKGLVDAGVTAVPSIFHHPPESLLLDACPPHHLDHEQHFPVIDLAAGDRAGLVAQVKAAAETVGFFQVVNHGVPETAMSDMLACVRRFHESPAEAKAPYYSRDPGRRVRYQSNFDLFQSPAASWRDTLFMETAPVPEEIPPECRAIAPEYVRLVRELGRALLELLSEGLGLDPRFLEQECLDGDGLTVAGHYYPACPEPRLTMGTTRHSDPSFLTVLLQDAVGGLQVLVDRLDEDGKKQTAAWVDVPAVPGALVVNIGDYMQLVSNDRFWSVEHRVVASGAGPRVSVACFLRTDTSTKVLTPIVTGDHGEARYKSTTVAELVKHYRAKGLDGTSSLQHLRV; from the coding sequence ATGGCGTCCGATCATGAGCGCCTCCGCGCCCTCAAGGCCTTCGACGACACCAAGGCCGGCGTCAAAGGCCTCGTCGACGCAGGCGTCACCGCCGTACCCTCCATCTTCCACCATCCGCCCGAATCCCTTCTTCTTGATGCATGTCCACCTCATCACCTTGATCACGAGCAGCACTTCCCGGTCATCGACCTCGCGGCCGGCGACCGAGCCGGGCTGGTGGCCCAGGTGAAGGCGGCCGCGGAAACCGTGGGCTTCTTCCAGGTGGTGAACCACGGCGTGCCGGAGACGGCCATGTCGGACATGCTCGCGTGCGTGCGCCGCTTCCACGAGTCGCCGGCGGAGGCCAAGGCGCCGTACTACAGCAGAGACCCCGGGCGGCGCGTGCGGTACCAGAGCAACTTCGACCTCTTCCAGTCGCCCGCGGCCAGCTGGCGCGACACCCTCTTCATGGAGACTGCgccggtgccggaggagatcccgCCAGAGTGCAGAGCCATAGCGCCCGAGTACGTGAGGCTGGTGCGGGAGCTCGGGCGCGCTCTCCTCGAGCTGCTGTCGGAGGGGCTGGGCCTGGACCCGAGGTTCCTCGAACAGGAGTGCCTGGACGGGGACGGGCTTACCGTGGCGGGGCACTACtacccggcgtgcccggagccgcGGCTCACCATGGGCACCACCCGCCACTCCGACCCCAGCTTCCTCACCGTGCTCCTCCAGGACGCCGTCGGCGGCCTCCAGGTCCTCGTCGACCGCCTTGACGAAGACGGCAAGAAGCAGACTGCGGCGTGGGTGGATGTGCCGGCGGTGCCTGGGGCGCTAGTGGTGAACATCGGCGACTACATGCAGCTGGTATCCAACGACAGGTTCTGGAGCGTCGAGCACCGCGTGGTGGCCAGCGGCGCGGGGCCCAGGGTCTCCGTCGCCTGCTTCTTGCGGACAGACACGTCCACAAAGGTGCTCACACCAATCGTCACCGGCGACCATGGCGAGGCGCGGTACAAGAGCACCACGGTGGCGGAGCTCGTGaagcactacagggccaagggtcTCGACGGCACATCTTCACTCCAACACCTCAGGGTCTGA